In a single window of the Pseudomonas oryzihabitans genome:
- a CDS encoding DUF1820 family protein — protein sequence MSSSPNKPAIYKVIFVNQGQVFEIYAKQIFQSDLWGFLEIEELVFGERTQVVVDPSEEKLKAQFEGVVRSFVPMHSIIRIDEVERLGQPKISEAKGGTNVMPFPMPMPDKS from the coding sequence ATGAGCTCATCCCCGAACAAGCCGGCCATCTACAAGGTCATCTTCGTCAACCAGGGTCAGGTCTTCGAGATCTATGCCAAGCAGATCTTCCAGAGCGATCTCTGGGGCTTCCTGGAAATCGAGGAACTGGTGTTCGGCGAGCGCACCCAGGTGGTGGTGGATCCGAGCGAGGAAAAGCTCAAGGCCCAGTTCGAAGGCGTGGTGCGCAGCTTCGTGCCGATGCATTCGATCATCCGCATCGACGAGGTGGAGCGTCTGGGTCAGCCCAAGATCAGCGAAGCCAAGGGTGGCACCAACGTCATGCCGTTCCCCATGCCGATGCCCGACAAAAGCTAG
- the hemL gene encoding glutamate-1-semialdehyde 2,1-aminomutase → MSRSAQLFDQAQRHIPGGVNSPVRAFKSVGGTPLFFKHAQGAYIVDEDDKRYVDYVGSWGPMILGHSHPDVLDAVRRQLEHGLSYGAPTALETTMADLICEIVPSMEMVRMVSSGTEATMSAIRLARGYTGRDTIIKFEGCYHGHSDSLLVKAGSGALTLGVPSSPGVPAAFAQHTLTLAYNDLAEVEETLSRVGDQIACIIVEPVAGNMNCVPPAPGFLEGLRSLCDRYGVVLIFDEVMTGFRVALGGAQAHYGIRPDLTTFGKIVGGGMPVGCFGGKREIMEKIAPLGPVYQAGTLSGNPLAMAAGLTTLQLIRRPGFHAELTDYTTRMLQGLQDRADAAGVPFVTTQAGGMFGLYFSGAEDIVTFSDVMASDSERFKRFFHLMLDGGVYLAPSAFEAGFTSIAHGDEELRITLDAAERAFATFND, encoded by the coding sequence ATGTCCCGTTCAGCACAACTCTTCGACCAAGCCCAGCGCCACATTCCCGGCGGCGTCAACTCGCCCGTCCGCGCCTTCAAGAGCGTCGGCGGCACGCCGCTGTTCTTCAAGCACGCCCAGGGCGCCTACATCGTCGACGAGGATGACAAGCGCTATGTCGACTACGTGGGCTCCTGGGGTCCGATGATCCTTGGTCATAGCCACCCGGACGTGCTCGACGCCGTGCGTCGGCAACTGGAACACGGCCTCTCCTACGGCGCCCCGACCGCCCTGGAAACCACCATGGCCGATCTCATCTGCGAGATCGTCCCCTCCATGGAAATGGTGCGCATGGTCAGCTCCGGTACCGAGGCCACCATGAGCGCCATCCGCCTGGCGCGCGGCTACACCGGGCGCGACACCATCATCAAGTTCGAAGGTTGCTACCACGGCCATTCCGACAGCCTCTTGGTCAAGGCCGGCTCCGGCGCCCTGACCCTGGGCGTACCCAGCTCTCCCGGCGTCCCGGCAGCCTTCGCCCAGCACACCCTGACCCTGGCCTACAACGACCTGGCGGAAGTCGAAGAAACCCTGTCCCGGGTCGGCGACCAGATCGCCTGCATCATCGTCGAGCCGGTGGCCGGCAACATGAACTGCGTGCCACCGGCGCCGGGCTTCCTGGAAGGGCTGCGCAGCCTCTGCGATCGCTACGGCGTGGTGCTGATCTTCGATGAGGTCATGACCGGTTTCCGCGTCGCCCTGGGCGGCGCCCAGGCGCATTACGGCATCCGTCCGGACCTCACCACCTTCGGCAAGATCGTCGGCGGCGGCATGCCGGTGGGCTGCTTTGGCGGCAAGCGCGAGATCATGGAAAAGATCGCCCCGCTCGGCCCGGTCTACCAGGCCGGCACCCTGTCGGGCAATCCGCTGGCCATGGCCGCGGGGCTCACCACCCTGCAACTGATCCGCCGTCCCGGTTTCCACGCCGAGCTGACCGACTACACCACACGCATGCTGCAGGGCCTGCAGGATCGCGCCGATGCCGCCGGTGTGCCCTTCGTCACCACTCAGGCGGGCGGCATGTTCGGTCTCTACTTCAGCGGCGCCGAAGACATCGTCACCTTCAGCGACGTCATGGCCAGCGACAGCGAGAGGTTCAAGCGCTTCTTCCACCTGATGCTGGACGGCGGCGTCTACCTGGCGCCCAGTGCCTTCGAAGCCGGCTTCACCTCCATCGCCCATGGCGACGAGGAACTGCGCATCACCCTGGACGCCGCCGAGCGCGCCTTCGCCACCTTCAACGACTAG
- a CDS encoding tetratricopeptide repeat protein, whose amino-acid sequence MHRAGRTLCAALILMPLVALAGGNSLLVPSTSRCNLNLANEALAQAIARCQQIAHDGDAQAQYELGDFYYEGKQTPKDLNQARLWFEQASLKGNADAQNRLGNMFFRGEGVPPNNIQAYIVLKMAAINGNDEAMDTADLVSAQMRRDELEMATQVLGQIFRDYLQDMQTAGNLNPFQPPQN is encoded by the coding sequence ATGCACCGCGCTGGCCGTACCCTGTGCGCAGCCCTAATTCTGATGCCCCTGGTCGCCCTGGCCGGTGGTAATTCGCTGCTCGTCCCCAGCACCAGCCGTTGCAACCTGAATCTGGCCAACGAAGCCCTGGCACAGGCGATCGCCCGCTGCCAGCAGATCGCCCATGACGGCGACGCCCAGGCGCAGTACGAACTCGGCGACTTCTATTACGAAGGCAAGCAGACGCCCAAGGATCTCAACCAGGCGCGGCTGTGGTTCGAGCAGGCGTCGCTCAAGGGCAACGCCGATGCGCAGAATCGACTCGGCAACATGTTCTTTCGCGGCGAGGGCGTTCCGCCCAACAACATCCAGGCCTATATCGTCCTGAAGATGGCCGCCATCAATGGCAACGACGAAGCCATGGATACCGCCGACCTGGTCAGCGCCCAGATGCGTCGTGACGAGCTGGAGATGGCCACCCAGGTACTGGGGCAGATCTTCCGCGACTATCTGCAGGACATGCAGACCGCGGGCAATCTCAATCCCTTCCAGCCGCCGCAGAACTAG